Proteins encoded together in one Quercus lobata isolate SW786 chromosome 3, ValleyOak3.0 Primary Assembly, whole genome shotgun sequence window:
- the LOC115980584 gene encoding uncharacterized protein LOC115980584: MPFGLKNARSTYQRMMTRMFESQLGKNIEVYIDDMVVKSKVVTKHLRDLKSVFEVLRKHKLCRNASKQDLPQVILVEDLNRPVEEEKENVQEQGNRQAEAVNKVIVNALKKRFDEVKCRWVEELPHVLWTYQTTPRRSTGETPFSMTYGFEAMIPLKTGFPMLRTRLFSPDNNDQLLERSLDLVDEQREATMVQLVHYQQKLKQEYDTGVRVRPLAPGDLVLRKVVGTAKNSSWGKLRPNWERPHRITSVVGI, from the exons ATGCCTTTTGGGTTGAAGAATGCAAGGTCTACTTaccagaggatgatgactagaATGTTTGAATCCCAGCTTGGTAAGAATATTGAGGTCTACattgatgatatggttgtgaaaagCAAGGTGGTGACCAAGCATTTGAGGGACCTCAAAAGTGTCTTTGAAGTGTTGAGGAAGCATAAATTGTGTCGcaatgcttcgaa ACAAGATCTTCCTCAGGTCATACTTGTTGAGGATTTAAATAGGCCTGTCGAGGAGGAGAAGGAGAATGTCCAG GAACAAGGGAATAGGCAAGCTGAAGCAGTCAACAAAGTCATAGTTAATGCACTTAAGAAGAGGTTCGATGAAGTAAAGTGTAGATGGGTTGAAGAGCTACCACATGTTCTTTGGACATATCAGACGACTCCTCGTCGATCAACTGGGGAAACTCCATTTTCAATGACATATGGGTTTGAGGCTATGATCCCTTTGAAGACTGGGTTTCCAATGTTAAGGACAAGATTGTTCTCCCCAGACAATAATGATCAATTGTTGGAAAGAAGTTTGGATTTGGTTGATGAACAAAGAGAAGCAACTATGGTACAACTGGTACATTATCAACAAAAGCTTAAGCAAGAGTATGATACAGGTGTGAGGGTAAGACCATTGGCACCAGGTGATTTAGTATTAAGGAAAGTAGTGGGAACTGCAAAGAACTCATCTTGGGGAAAATTAAGACCCAATTGGGAGAGGCCACATCGCATCACCTCGGTAGTTGGTATATGA